ATGTTTATTTGGAGGGTCCAGGTCTTGGGTCTTGGTTACCTGGTATGTGGGCAGGGCTTGCCCCTCCTCCTGGAAGATCTCAGCATCACACTGCCCCAGCAGTCGAACAATGTTCTCAGCATCTGCTTTGTCTAGCTCCTGGGTCAGTGGGTTTGACTTCTCTGTGATTGGCACAGCTGCCTCATACCCAGACAACTAGAAGGAAGAGGGGACAAGGATGGAGCAGGAAGCCAAAGCCTCATTCATGCCTGCTGAGCTGGAGGTGGGAGTGGCAGCAGGCACAGAGTTTGgacttacacacatgcacacacataccacaccagAAACTCAGCCTGCACTTGGTACTCTGGGCATATTAGGGAAAGAAcatcaggaaggaagaagaggtgAGCAGAAACCAGCGTGGAGGGAAGACTGGATGAAAAATAATTCTAGGAATCAGCACAGAAAGCCAACATGAAGAAGAGGTCTCACCTCCCACTTGCCAGGCTCCGGGGTCTCAATGACATGTTGAAACCGTTTTGTGCCTGGCATGGTCCCACGCTGTGGCTACACTGTTCCACCTGCCTTTTCAGCCACACAAACCCCTCTGGTCACAATGACTCTGCTTCCAGTTGGCAGGGCCTTATCTGAGCCCCAGGGATGATTAACCCAAGCACTCTGGGCTCTCAGAGCACCACCCCCTGTACCACTGCCTGCACCACCCTTTCCTGGTCACTAGGCCCCCAGCTCTCTGGTAACCCCAGGGAAACTCCTGGGCTTTCTCTTTGCAAGCACCCTGACTTGCCAGCCTCTGCTTTGGCCCCTGAAGAGGAAGACCTGAGGCTCGGGACTCTTGCCCTACAGGGACAATGCCCTCTTCTCCAGAGGACCTGGAGCCTGGGAGTGCAGAACAACACCCACGGCAGTGAGAATCCCTGGGCAAGTGTCCTCCGAGGCCAGAGATCAGGGTCACCAAGTCAGCAGAAGTCAGAGGACCTGGCCCATGGCTTGATCACATGCTCAGCACGCACAGTCCCACTGGTCCCATTTTATCCTCTCCTCTCAGAAAGGAAGGCAGTAGAAGCTTCCGAGCCCCAAGTGTGCACACACTGTACTGGATATTACAGCGGGAAAAATCCCACAGAAACAGAAATACTTCATTGAGAATTAGAAACCAAAGAATCTGCCCTAAATACAATGTTAGCCAACATTTATTTACACTGAACAACACACTTTTCACAGACAGTATCTCATTGGATACACCAACACTAAGATGTTGGTCAATATTGACactctcatttttcagatgatgaAACAGGCTCAGAGTAGTTTAGTTGGTTgcttaagatcacacagctggacAAATTGGGACTGACACCCAGGTTCTCAATTCAGATTTCAAGCTCAACCAAGGCATGAAATAATGTAAGGGCTTACATGTTATTGAACAAAGAAGTAACTAACAGATTGATGCAAATTAATCATCATCATCCAGTCACATAGTGTTGTGAGATTTATAAAGATCTTTCCCCAACATTGTCTCATTTgagcctcacaacaaccctgtgagattTCACACGCTTTGCTTTACAGGTGGGAAACCTGAAGCACAGATAAACCAGTTTCTCCAAAACCACACCGTAAGTGGCAGagctttagaaaaacaaaaaaagaaaagaaaggaataataatttttttaaaaaagccatagGTCTTTGCGCTTTGATTCTCCCGCGAAGCCCAACACTCTTAACAATCACTGTATCTCCAGGTTTTAACATAATGCCAGACACATaagagatgctcaataaatacttgctgaataaatgaaagaatgaatgagaaagcgaacggaattaaatgagattatgaatGGGAAAGAGACTTAAAAGCTGACGCAGTCTACAAGTAAGGGATTGTTAAAGCAATTATTATCTCCCtcactctctcccctctcctgttAGCCCCTCGGGCACTGGAGGTGGAATTCCTCTTCCCAACTTGGCTCTTCCACGCGGGGAGGAAGGGGATCTCCCAGGTGCCGGAGACCCTAGCACCCGCGCCTCCCCCCCCACGCCCCCGCCGGCTCGTCCGCTTGagctgggagagagaagggatAAGGAATGGGGGCTCCGGAGGCGCCATTGGGAGGGTCGTGGGAGGAGCCCCGAGAGGACGGGAGTGAGGGGGCGGGAGGGGAATGACGGCGGCGAGAACCCCGGCTGGGCGGGGCGGGCCCGCGCGTCCCGGCCGGGCTGCGGCGGAGCGAGCGGGGCCAGCGCTGCAGAAGGCGGCGGCTGGCTCTCCGGGACGGTCACATCCCGCTGCAGGGGCGGGCGGAGGCCGCCGCACTGCCTCCCGAACCGGGGACCCAGGCCAGCGTCCGGGCAACGCCCCCTGCTCCCGGACAGACTCCGTGGCCCGCCCGAGCCCTGGGGGCTCCGCAGACCCGCGCCCGCTCCGCCCGCAGCTCGGCCCCGCGCTGCCCGCGTCGCCGGGCCCGCGCCGGGATGGGGTAGGGACAGCGCCACCGAGTCGGGCGATGGGCCGCCCTCTGGGCACCGAGCAGCCCCCGGAGGCCTGACCAACCGCGAGGACCGGCGGAGGTGGGTGTGGGCAGCGCGGACCGCGCTCTGGGGCCGCCCGGGCAATGCGGGGGCGAGAAGGCGTAGAGAAAATAGGGCTGTTGTGAGCTGTGGGGAGCCCAGGAGAGCTGCTGCCCACCCCCCGCCACCTCCGTGCGTTCTGGGCAGTCCTTGACCCCCCACAACTCTTGCCATCTCCAAGAGCCCCGCCTGGATGTCAAGCGGATGCCACAGTGCCCCCCCCCAGCGGACTCCGTGGGGACATGGCTTCGCTGGTGCCCCTTTCCCCATATCTAAGCCCCACGGTCCTTCTGCTGGTCAGCTGTGACCTGGGCTTCGTGCGAGCAGGTAAGTAAAGGGGAACGGGGCTGAGGATCAACCACAGCTAGTAAATGGGTGAAACCTGTTAAACACCCTGGCTCCCGCAGACCGGCCTCCCTCTCCTGTGAATGTGACGGTCACTCACCTCAGAGCCAACTCGGCCACTGTGTCCTGGGACGTCCCAGAAGGCAACATCGTCATTGGCTACTCCATTTCCCAGCAAGTATGAATCACCCTTCTGCTTCCCCCAGCCTGTGTCCTTGGATTTCTGCACATTTCTTCACTTAAGTGGGGGGGATCTGGAAGCTGGCGTATCCTGGCTCAGGCTGCCCTTTTCACGCTACTCCCCCGGAGTGCTTGGATGTTGAAGAGTCTCTGGTTGAGCCTTGTGGCCTGGCACTGGGGTGAGGCTGTCCTCCTCTCCCCTCATCTCTCTGCAGCGGCAGAATGGCCCCGGGCAGCGTGTGATTCGGGAGGTGAACACCACCACCCGGGCCTGTGCCCTCTGGGGCCTGGCTGAAGACAGTGACTACACAGTGCAGGTCAGGAGCATCGGCCTTCGGGGAGAGAGTCCCCCAGGGCCTCGGGTGCACTTCCGAACTCTCAAGGGTTCTGACCGGCTACCTTCAAACAGCTCAAGCCCAGGTGAGGGTCTGTGCTATTGGATTCTCTGGCTGCTTATCTGGCTTGCAGCCTCTTACTTACTTCCCCAAGACAAGCAACAGACTAGCTGAGTTGAATAGGATGATTTAATTCATTGTATtgccaggaaaggaaggaaaagcaggTGAGAAGGGGACTGGGTATAGACAGGCTGGTATTGAGTTGTTCGGGGGAAGGCCTCTTAAGCCTCCTGTTACCCAACTTCACATCAGCTGCAGCCTGCATGAGTGAGTAATTAACCTGCAGCCATCCTGCTTTTTGGTCGCTAACCACCTGTCCACCAATGGCTTCCTCCCAGGGAGGGGTTACCCTACACTCCAAGGGCAACATTATGATGGGTCTACCCACTCTAATCCCCAGCATCTCCATCCTGCATATGTCTGCATAGATAGCTATTCCCCAGTAACCTGGAGTCTGCCTTCTGCCTTCTCCCTTCTCAGGTGACATCACAGTGGAAGGTCTGGATGGAGAGCGGCCACTGCAGACTGGGGAAGTGGTCATCATTGTGGTGGTGTTGCTCATGTGGGCTGGTGAGTAAGCAGCTAGACAGGGGACCAGGGACTCAGTAAAGGTGTGAGGTGGCAAAGGTTGTCAGGAGAAAAAGAAGTGAgagatacagtggctcacgcctgtaatcccagcactttgggaggccaaggcaggcagatcacctgaggtcaggagtttgagaccagcctggccaacatggtgaaactcatctctactaaaaatacaaaaattagcagagcgtggtggagggcacctgtaatcccagctactcgggagactgaagcagaagaattgcttgaactcaggaggtggaagttgcagtgagcaagccgagatcatgccactgcactccagcctgggcgacagaacgagactctgtctcaaaaaaaaaaaaaaaaaaaaaaagtaagagaaatgagaaatagaGTGGGGAGATACTTAGTTCAGGAGGGATGATTTGAACTttgaagagagggagaggaggctgTTGAGAGCCCAGAGAGGAGGACTGCATGGGCACCAGGAATTCAGGATGTTCTTCATGGATTTTCTAGAAGCTACGTGGGTATCTCCCTATGAGGGGGGAAGTGGAGATGAAGGCTCAGACTGTATTGTGTTTCAGCTGTAATTGGGCTGTTCTGCCGTCAGTATGACATCATCAAGGACAATGACTCCAACAACAATCccaaggagaagggaaaggggcCGGAACAGAGTCCTCAGGGAAGGCCAGTGGGGACAAGACAGGTGATGTGGGGGCCAGTGAGGGCGGAAAGGGTGATTCTGCCCCTGAGGGGCagccagggaaaggaagaaggtcAAAGAGGGGCAGAAAAAGATGGAGAATGGAAGACCTGGGATGGGGGAGGCTGGAGAGAAAGGGTGGCACCTATCACCTTCCTGAAATTGAGACTCAGGCCATTTTCTTTCACAGAAAAAGTCTCCATCTATCAACACCATCGATGTTTGAGTGAAGAAACACACCCAGAAGAGAGATGCACTAACaactggggatggggatggggtcaGGGAGAGCCCAAGATGGTGATCTGCCCGAGACTCCCAGAGGGTAATGCCACTCCCACAATCTCAGGCCTGGTACCCATCCTCTTTCCACTGTGAGCAGAGCCAGAAGGTAGGTCTGTTCAGAGTCTGTGCCCCTGGACCTGGGGAGTGGATATCAGATGGGATATCTCCTTCCATTCCGCGGTCCAGGGGAGAGTCACTTGTTGTACCCTACTCCATTAGGTCCCAAATGGGGGCCCCATTTCACCTGTATCAGGACTCTGAGCATCCCCAGCTGCCCCACATCTTGCCTCTGGGCCTCAGACAGGGGTGTTTCTGTGGGTACTCCTCTTACCCCAGCAAATAAAAGGAATTGTCTGACCCTAGAGGCAGATGCTGCACTGCACTACTCCAATGTCTTCCATGGAGCCTCAGGTGCTCCCCCTCTCACCTGGCAGCCCCTTCAGCTGCTAGTGATCTCACTCGTTGGACATTTTTCCAATAAAGGTTCTTGGACAAACTGGAGCTGACTGTATAGTATGCTGAAGACATTTCCTCACCTTGTTTCTCTACTGACCCTCCAAGGGCCCCTTACACCACCACCTACTTGACAGGAGCATTGCAAGGTGTGATAATACCCCACCCTAGGATAGGGCCAGGAAGAAGAGGTGTAGAAAACTAGAACCCCAGATTCTTTTGCTTTGTTGGGTGAGaaggggaaaaagagaagagaaagatataaGTTCCTGCACCACTGAAAACTAAGGCATATCATATGAGAGGGCAATAGCCTTTTTATCTTCACTGCTTGCATCGACAGCACAGCTCCTCACCACTTAATCTTCTGACTCCTCCATCAACCCTGGGCTCATGGTCAGAAAAGGACTAAGCAGTGTCTTGGGGACTAATGAAAGGACAGCTACACTCATGGATTCCTTGGTGCCACATGCTCCTATCCTATGTGTTCCTGTGTCTGTTCTTCCCTCTTTTGCGTTCCCTttcatctctgtctctgtttAGTCGGTCAAAGTCAGTAATAACTGTAAATCATAAATGAGTTTATATTCATGCTCTGCCACCATATCCAGAGGAGGattctgaaaataaaactgaGGGGTTGGAACTCCCCTGTCAGAATAATTCTCATTTGAGCTCTGAGGCCTACTTGTTTCCTGTGAAAATAGGGACTGTCCTCTGCTCTTTCCTATTTTCTAAGGGGTGGTTGGTGGCCATGAGACAAACACCTGTTGACACTTGCAAACCACTGTGGGGGAAGGCTTCTGGACCCACAGTCTGTCTGGACAGCATATGCTACACTTCCTGGAGAGTCACAGATCTTCCCAACTTCGGATCATTTCAGAGCAGGCTTATGAATAACTCCTTTCTGCATTTCAATCTCTCTGGTATGTTAGAAGATAGGCCAAAAATTCTGAAAGGGACTCGAATCCAAACAAAGATCAACAAGTCAGTCTCTTTTCTACTTAACCAACCTCTAACCCCAGGTATCACAAGACAACCTATCAGGTGAGCCAAGTCAGGTCTGCCCTCAAAACTGAACCataggccaggaacggtggctcacgcctgtaatcccagcattttgggaggccaagacgggcaaatcacctgaggtcgggagtttgagaccagcctgaccaacatggagaaaccctgtctctactaaaaatacaaaattggtcgggcgtggtggcgcatgcctgtaatcccagctacttgggaggctgaggcaggagaatctcttgaacctgggaggcagaggttgcagtgagccaagatcgcgccattgcagtccagcctgggcaacaagagggaaactctgtctcaaaacaacaacaacaacaacaaactgaaCCATAAAAGCATTCCAATGTAAACAGCAGTCTTTAACCCACCATTACCCAATTTGGAAGTAGGGTACCTTACATTTCTTTGGCAGCTAGTTCCAAAACACTCATCTTTCAGATTCTGAGAATAAGTGTCATTTATTGGGATGGGAGTGTGACAGGTTATAGTACCGTGGCATGGAGAGAGCGAAGAAACATAAAAGCTGTTTAAACCTACTAACTCTGGGTTGAACTCCAGTTCCAAGTCCTTCGCTGGCTGTGTTAGTTTGAGCAAGTGCCCTGAGTCTCCTGTTATGTAAAATGAGACTAATAATAACGCTAGCCCCTTCAAAAGGTGGTTTTTGGATTAAACGACAAAAATGCACGTACAATACTTTACACAGTACCTGGCAGACACATACTGAGTATTCATCGTTAGCTATCGTTATTAGCCTTGCGATCCCGTGCAAGTCATGTAACCTATTTGGGTACAATTCCGTCAACTGCAGAAGGCCTATCATGGAAACCGCCCTGCTTCCCTCcagggttgtgaggattaagagaGTGCACTCAGAAAGTCAAGTACATCGAAGAGCGAGACGGACCGCTATGACGTAAGACCTGGGGCTGGCTGAAG
This genomic window from Pongo pygmaeus isolate AG05252 chromosome 12, NHGRI_mPonPyg2-v2.0_pri, whole genome shotgun sequence contains:
- the FNDC4 gene encoding fibronectin type III domain-containing protein 4, encoding MINPSTLGSQSTTPCTTACTTLSWSLGPQLSGNPRETPGLSLCKHPDLPASALAPEEEDLRLGTLALQGQCPLLQRTWSLGVQNNTHGSENPWASVLRGQRSGSPSQQKSEDLAHGLITCSARTVPLVPFYPLLSERKAVEASEPQVPSGTGGGIPLPNLALPRGEEGDLPGAGDPSTRASPPTPPPARPLELGERRDKEWGLRRRHWEGRGRSPERTGVRGREGNDGGENPGWAGRARASRPGCGGASGASAAEGGGWLSGTVTSRCRGGRRPPHCLPNRGPRPASGQRPLLPDRLRGPPEPWGLRRPAPAPPAARPRAARVAGPAPGWGRDSATESGDGPPSGHRAAPGGLTNREDRRRAPPGCQADATVPPPSGLRGDMASLVPLSPYLSPTVLLLVSCDLGFVRADRPPSPVNVTVTHLRANSATVSWDVPEGNIVIGYSISQQRQNGPGQRVIREVNTTTRACALWGLAEDSDYTVQVRSIGLRGESPPGPRVHFRTLKGSDRLPSNSSSPGDITVEGLDGERPLQTGEVVIIVVVLLMWAAVIGLFCRQYDIIKDNDSNNNPKEKGKGPEQSPQGRPVGTRQKKSPSINTIDV